A genomic window from Nicotiana sylvestris chromosome 11, ASM39365v2, whole genome shotgun sequence includes:
- the LOC138880845 gene encoding uncharacterized protein has translation MIHHPDKNYIDPIPVRIYNQSAYCAHVEEEADGNPSYHDIKEYLLKGEYPKHANHIKKCTLWRLSNHFFHSGRNLYRRTPDSGLLRCVDAKEASKLLEDAHAGTCGPHMNGFALAKKIIRAGYFWMTMETDCIQYIRKCF, from the coding sequence atgatacatcatccagataagaactatattgatcccattccggtgaggatctATAATCAgtcggcatattgtgctcatgttgaggaagaagccgaTGGAAATCCTTCataccatgacatcaaggagtacctattaaaaggagaatacccaaagCATGCAAATCACATTAAAAAATGCACACTctggagattgtcaaatcacttctttcacagtgggaggaacttgtacagaagaactccggaTTCGGGtttgctaaggtgtgtcgatgcaaaggaagcttctaagctacttgaggatgcgcatgctgggacatgtggcccgcatatgaatggtttcgcTCTGGCCAAGAAGATAatcagggcaggttacttttggatgaccatggagacagattgtatTCAGTATATTCGCAAATGCTTttaa